In Helianthus annuus cultivar XRQ/B chromosome 9, HanXRQr2.0-SUNRISE, whole genome shotgun sequence, the following are encoded in one genomic region:
- the LOC110877851 gene encoding protein root UVB sensitive 6, which produces MKLDRRTSTATSQTLTATTSSADARLLVRETLRISANLASSPSSVLPPSETVRSPDAASFGLIEEQFVDASLRLICYEEIDGRRFKYLAQKEGSKFRKGSNSIRAVSLQSRRAPVDELVSFIRSYVVPDGFPDSVSPSYVPYMTWRALKHFFGGAMGVFTTQALLHSVGVSKSQAMPGAVAINWIIKDGSGRIGKMLFSRQGKKFDYDLKQLRLSGDLLMELGAAVELATTAVPHLFLPLACAANVAKNVAAVTSTSTRTPIYKAFAKGENIGDVTAKGECVGNVADLLGTGFSIIMAKRNPSLFTTFALLSCGYLFSSYREVKSVVLHTLNRARFTVAVESFLKTGSVPTLQEGNMMETVFNLPWCKDGPVVLGSRFKDAFQDANSFYDVEPVFEKERYVVAYNPLKGNIYAVLKDKAKSDDILKAAFHAHVLLYVLRSSKHIQVTNEYTRGDRVTPLPTSADLQAHVAESYNMVSALYEPFKNKTKEQGWVMSDSLLNPGRARICEQVR; this is translated from the exons ATGAAGCTCGACCGCCGGACCTCCACCGCCACCTCTCAAACCCTCACCGCCACCACCTCCTCCGCCGACGCGCGGTTACTCGTCCGCGAAACCCTACGCATCTCCGCCAATCTCGCATCCTCGCCGTCGTCGGTTCTTCCGCCGTCGGAAACCGTTAGGTCACCGGACGCCGCGAGCTTCGGCCTAATTGAAGAGCAGTTTGTTGATGCGAGCTTGCGATTGATCTGTTATGAGGAAATTGATGGACGTAGGTTTAAGTATTTGGCGCAGAAAGAGGGGAGTAAGTTCAGGAAGGGCTCGAATTCGATTCGTGCTGTTAGTTTGCAGTCTCGGAGAGCTCCTGTGGAC GAGTTGGTGTCTTTTATACGATCCTATGTGGTTCCGGATGGATTTCCTGACAGTGTCAGCCCTTCGTACGTGCCATACATGACATGGAGAGCTTTAAAG CATTTCTTTGGTGGAGCAATGGGTGTGTTCACCACACAAGCACTTCTACATTCTGTTGGTGTCTCTAAAAGCCAAGCAATGCCTGGTGCTGTCGCTATCAATTGGATTATCAAG GATGGTTCTGGGCGCATTGGCAAAATGCTTTTTTCTCGGCAAGGAAAGAAATTTGATTATGATTTAAAGCAG ctTCGACTATCTGGTGACCTTCTGATGGAGTTGGGTGCCGCTGTAGAATTGGCAACCACCGCTGTACCACACCTGTTTCTGCCTCTTGCCTGTGCTGCCAATGTTGCGAAG AATGTTGCTGCTGTTACATCAACATCGACTCGCACCCCAATATACAAAGCCTTTGCAAAGGGAGAAAATATAGGCGATGTTACTGCCAAGGGAGAATGTGTTGGAAATGTGGCAGACCTG TTGGGAACGGGATTTAGCATCATAATGGCTAAAAGAAATCCTTCTTTGTTCACCACATTTGCCCTACTCTCTTGTGGATACCTTTTCAGCTCATATCGTGAG GTCAAATCTGTTGTATTGCATACGTTGAATCGGGCAAGGTTCACTGTGGCAGTAGAATCGTTTCTTAAGACAG GGAGTGTCCCGACTTTGCAGGAAGGAAACATGATGGAAACAGTATTCAATCTCCCATGGTGCAAAGACGGGCCAGTTGTTCTTG GTTCAAGATTTAAGGATGCATTTCAAGATGCCAACTCGTTTTATGACGTGGAGCCCGTCTTTGAG AAAGAGAGATATGTAGTGGCCTATAATCCTTTAAAAGGGAATATATACGCGGTGCTAAAGGATAAAGCAAAATCGGATGATATATTGAAAGCAGCTTTCCAC GCTCATGTGCTTCTCTACGTCCTTCGGTCATCAAAACACATCCAAGTTACAAATGAATATACAAGGGGTGATCGTGTAACTCCTTTGCCAACATCTGCAGATCTTCAAGCTCATGTGGCAGAATCATATAACATGGTTTCTGCTTTATATGAACCTTTCAAGAACAAAACTAAAGAACAG GGGTGGGTGATGTCGGATTCTCTTTTGAATCCTGGCCGGGCTCGGATATGTGAACAAGTCAGATGA